The Microbacterium luteum nucleotide sequence GGCGGTTCGTCGCCTCCTGCAGCAGTACCGCGACGGGGGCGGCATCCCGTTCGTGATGGAGGAGAACGGGACGATCGCGGGGCAGCTGAACGTGTGGGGCATCGCCCGCGGCTCGCTCGCGTCCGCGACGATCGGCTACTGGGTGAGCGAGCGCTTCGCCGGGCGCGGCATCACCCCCACCGCGGTCGCCCTGGCGACCGACATCTGCTTCTCGGAACTCCGCCTGCACCGCATGGAGATCTGCATCCGGCCCGAGAACACGGCGAGCCTGCGCGTGGTCGAGAAGCTGGGCTTCCGCTACGAGGGTCTGCGTCGGCGGTACATCCACATCGACGGGGACTGGCGCGACCACTACTGCTTCGCCGTGGTCACCGAGGACGTGCCCGACGGCGTGCTGCGACGCTGGGTCGAGGGGCGCGCGCCGCAGGACGCCGCGGCGATCCCCCCGGCCGACAGGCTGCGCGCCTGACACACCCTCGCGCCGGTTCGGCCGCGACACGCGGGCGGATGCGGCATCGAGACGCAGCGGTCGCATACCGTTGACGCCATGGGCGGACAGGTACTCGGCGGGGGCGTCATCGTGCTCGTCGCGGTGCTCCTTTGGCTCGTCTATCTGCTGCCGTCGTGGAACAGCCGCCGGCAGTTCGACGCCGCTGAACGCAACGCCGTGCGTCTGAACCAGGCGCTGCGCGTGCTGGCGGAGACGAGCGAGACCCCCCGCGAGGTGCGCCTCGAGCTCAACGCGCGCACCGCGGCCGCCCAGCAGCGCCTCGCGCGTCAAGCGACCCAGGAGCGCGAACAGGCCGCGCTGGAGACGCAGCGGCTGGAGCTCGAACGGGCCCGCCTCGAGCGGGCGGCCGCTCGAGCGCATCCGGATGCCCGCCGCCGACGTGCGCGTCGGCGTGCCCGCGCGGTCTTCACCGTCACGGGCGTGGCCGGCCTCGGTGTCGCGGGCGCCGGCGCGTGGTCACTGGCCGTCGGAGGCCCGGTGACGCTGCTGTGGGTCGGGTCGACCCTCGCGGTCCTGTCGGCTGTGCTGCTGCACCGCATGTGGCGCGTCGCGGTGCGTGCGGCCGCGCGTCCGGCGGCACCCGCGGTGGCGGAGCGCGTCGCGTCGACGGTGCAGGATGTCGCCCTCGCACCGACGCCGGCACCGACCTGGACGCCCCGCCATCTTCCGCGCCCGCTGACCGCCTCGGTCGGATCGCGTGCCTCCCTCACGCTCGACGCCGAGGATGCGCGCGCATCGCTGCGCCGCGCCGCCGTGGACGAGGCGATGCGCGCCGAGGAGGAGCGCCGCCGGCCGGTCGCGCTGCCGGAGCCGGCTGCGCGCGAGAGCCGGCCGGAGTATGGGCGCATGGGCTTCGTGGACGACGCCGAGATCGAAGCCCACGTGCGCGATCTGCTCGCCAGGCGCGCCGCGGGCTGACCGTCGCGTCGGGTCGTTCCCCGTCACCGTGATAGTGTTGCTGAGGTTCACGGGCCTGTGGCGCAGTTGGTAGCGCGCTTCGTTCGCAATGAAGAGGTCAGGGGTTCGAATCCCCTCAGGTCCACATTTTCCGAGGCTCTCGGTCCGGCTGTCGCTTCCGTCGAGTCGAGCCGGCCGCGCTACGCTCTTCTCACCCGCTCGGGGCAGAAGGAGCACTCATGGCCGAGACGTCTGGCGCCGAAGCGCGTTCGCGCGACATCCGCGACATCGTCGCCGTCGTGCTGCTGTCGACCATGGCCGTGTTGACCGCCTGGTGCGGATTCCAGGCGTCCAAGTGGGGCGGCGAGATGTCGATCGCCTTCAGCCAGGCCTCCAGCGCGCGTGTGCAGGCGACGAACTTCGACGGCCAGGCGCGCGACCAGCGGCAGTTCGACCTGACGGTCTATGCCTCGTGGGTCGAGGCGCAGGCCGCCGGTCAGGAGGAGCTCGCCGCGTACATCGAAGAGCGCTTCCAGCCGGAATTCCGCGTCGCCTTCGACGCGTGGCAGGCGGAGGGTGCAGACGAGGGCGGCCCCTTCGTGCAGGAGGAGTACGTTCCTGCGGGCTCCGTCGAGGCGGCGGAGTACTCCGCCCTCGCCGACGCGAAGTTCGCCGAGGCGCTGGAGAACAATCAGCGGGGCGACAACTACTCCCTGCTGACGGTGCTCTTCGCGCTGGTGCTGTTCCTCACGGCGATGTCGCAGCGCAACATCGCCGTGTGGGCATCGCGCACCTTCCTGGGCCTGGCGATCGTCGTCGGGATCGCGGGCATCGTGATCCTCCTGACCTTCCCGATCAAGGTCTGATCGGCCCGACCCGGCGTCAGACCGGCAGTGCCGGGTCGTCGGCTCGAGCGCGCAGGCGCTCGCCGGCGATCTCCTCCGCCGCGACCAGGGGAGTGACGCCCGAAGCGGCGGCGGCGTCGAACACCCGGCGCATGGTCTCACCCACTCCGGCGACGCGGTCCATGATCTCGGCTCGCGTGCCGCGGCTCTTCGCCTCGAGATCGAGGTAGATCACGCCACCGGCGTTGGCGACGAAGTCCGGAGCGTAGAGGATGCCGCGCGCCGCGAGCCGGTCGGCTCCGGACCGCGTGGCGAGCGGGTTGTTGGCGGGGCCGCACACAGCGCGGGCCGCGAGGGCGTCGATGACTGGGTCGGTGAGCAGGCCGCCAATGCCGGCGGGTACGAAGACGTCGGCATCGATCAGATGCTCACTTCCCGGTTCGACCCACTGCGCTTCCAGCTGGAGCGCCAGGTCCCGTTTGGCGGGGTTCACGTCTGTCACCGTGAGGACGGCTCCCTCGGCGGCCAGCCGGAGGGCCAGACGGCTGCCGACCTGGCCGAGCCCGGAGACGGTGATGCGCCGCTGTGCGACCTCCGCGGATCCCGTGCTGCGCTCCAGGGTCGCGCGGATCGCCTCGTACACGCCGATGCTGGTCGGTCCGGCCGGTTCGCCGGAACCGCCGACGCTGTCGGGCAGGCCGACCACGTGCGTCGTGCGTTCGCTCACCACGAGCATGTCGTCCGTGGTGCTGCCCACGTCCTCCGCCGTGCGGTACCGCCCGCCGAACGACTCG carries:
- a CDS encoding GNAT family N-acetyltransferase, whose protein sequence is MDLASPRSYGSIAIRLIRQRDSRALQQELLTNRTWLRPWEATNPDGPVSIDMRSAVRRLLQQYRDGGGIPFVMEENGTIAGQLNVWGIARGSLASATIGYWVSERFAGRGITPTAVALATDICFSELRLHRMEICIRPENTASLRVVEKLGFRYEGLRRRYIHIDGDWRDHYCFAVVTEDVPDGVLRRWVEGRAPQDAAAIPPADRLRA
- a CDS encoding large exoprotein, translated to MGGQVLGGGVIVLVAVLLWLVYLLPSWNSRRQFDAAERNAVRLNQALRVLAETSETPREVRLELNARTAAAQQRLARQATQEREQAALETQRLELERARLERAAARAHPDARRRRARRRARAVFTVTGVAGLGVAGAGAWSLAVGGPVTLLWVGSTLAVLSAVLLHRMWRVAVRAAARPAAPAVAERVASTVQDVALAPTPAPTWTPRHLPRPLTASVGSRASLTLDAEDARASLRRAAVDEAMRAEEERRRPVALPEPAARESRPEYGRMGFVDDAEIEAHVRDLLARRAAG
- a CDS encoding Glu/Leu/Phe/Val dehydrogenase family protein, which gives rise to MTHILPLPDFTHERVEVTTGPRSGLFVAVALHSSTLGSALGGARLWRYPHWSDALGDVLRLSSAMTLKNAAAGLDAGGGKAVIALSPEDALDAGRRRDAFLDLGDVVESFGGRYRTAEDVGSTTDDMLVVSERTTHVVGLPDSVGGSGEPAGPTSIGVYEAIRATLERSTGSAEVAQRRITVSGLGQVGSRLALRLAAEGAVLTVTDVNPAKRDLALQLEAQWVEPGSEHLIDADVFVPAGIGGLLTDPVIDALAARAVCGPANNPLATRSGADRLAARGILYAPDFVANAGGVIYLDLEAKSRGTRAEIMDRVAGVGETMRRVFDAAAASGVTPLVAAEEIAGERLRARADDPALPV